TTATCAACATCAGGCAATTCTAAAAATATCTTAAATGCGATTGAAGCGGCAAAAGCAAAAGGCATGAAAGTGATTGCGATGACAGGCAAAGATGGCGGTAAAATGGCAGGTCTAGCGGATGTTGAAATTCGAGTACCACACTTTGGTTATGCAGATCGTATTCAAGAAATCCACATCAAAGTGATTCATATTTTAATGATGTTAGTTGAATTTGAAATGGCGAAAGAGGCTTAATACGCGACAAGTGCGGTTAAAAATTCAATGATTTAAAGATCCCAAAAAGCTTTTTGGGATTTTTTATAAAAAATACTTGCATAAATAATCACTAAAAAGTAATATTTATTCATTATTATAAGTCAATCAAGGATAGCAGTAAACTTAAAATGGCGATTAGTGTTAAAAATTTGAATTTCTTTTATGGTTCATCACAGGCATTGTTTGATATCAATCTTGATGCACAAGAAGGCGATACCGTGGTGTTACTCGGACCAAGTGGGGCAGGGAAAAGTACGTTAATCCGTACATTAAATTTATTAGAAGTGCCAACCTCTGGTGAATTGCATATTGCGAATAACCATTTTGATTTATCTCAGGCGAATAATAATCCGAAAGCCATTCGTCAACTTCGTCAAGATGTGGGGATGGTATTCCAACAATATAATCTTTGGCCACATTTAACAGTGATTGAAAACCTAATTGAAGCGCCGAAAAAAGTGTTAGGCATTAGCGAGGAAAAAGCGAAAAAAGATGCATTAGAACTTTTAAAACGTTTACGTTTGGAAGAGCATGCCGATCGTTTCCCGCTTCACTTATCTGGCGGACAGCAACAACGTGTAGCCATTGCTCGGGCATTAATGATGAAACCACAAGTGTTGTTGTTTGATGAACCAACGGCAGCGTTAGATCCTGAGATTACAGCTCAAGTTGTTGATATCATTAAAGAACTTCAACAAACAGGCATTACTCAGGTGATTGTGACCCACGAAGTCAACGTGGCACAAAAAGTGGCGACAAAGGTCGTTTATATGGAACAAGGTAAGATTATTGAAATGGGCTGTGCAGATTGCTTTGATAATCCAAAAACCGAACAGTTTAAACAATATCTTTCACACTCAGAATGAGGAAACACAACATGAAAAAATTACTTTTAAGCGTAATGTTAATGGGCTCAGCTTTTGCTGCAAATGCACAAGAAATCACTTTCGCAATGGAGCCGAGCTATCCGCCATTTGAAACAACGAATGAAAAAGGCGAAATTGTCGGTTTTGATGTGGATGTTGCGAATGCAATTTGTAAGGAAATTCAAGCAATTTGTCACTTTAAAAGCCAAGCTTTTGATGCGTTAATTCCAGGCTTAAAATCTAAACGTTTTGATGCTTCAATTTCTGCTATTGATATTACTGATGCTCGTGCAAAACAAGTGGCTTTCTCCAATGCTTACTATGATAGTTCAGCAAGCTATGTAGTGTTAAAAGGTAAAGCGGATTTAGCTTCAGCAAAAACAGTTGGTGTTCAAAACGGCACAACGTTTCAACAATATACTGCAGCAGAAAACAAACAATATAATGCGAAAGCTTATGCAAGCCTCCAAGATGCGATTTTAGACTTAAAAAATGGCCGTATTGATATTATCTTCGGTGATACAGCGGTGTTAGCAGATATGATTTCAAAAGAAGCTGAAATTCAATTTGTAGGCGACAAAGTGACAGATAAAAAATATTTCGGTAATGGTTTAGGTATCGCAGTGAATAAATCAAGCAAAGAATTGCTTGAAAGTTTGAATAAAGGTTTAGAAGCGTTGAAAACAAACGGCGAATACCAAAAAATCTATGATAAATGGATGACTAAATAATCTATGTTTTATGATTATCTTACATTAATTGGACACGCAGCCCTAATGACCTTAGGGCTTGCTATTTGCTCTCTGATTGTCGGTTTATTACTCAGTATTGTTTTTACAGGACTAGAGGCTAATAAATATGCATTTATTGCGAAACCAACCGTGATTATCATTGCTTTATTGCGTGGTTTACCGGAAATCTTAGTCGTATTACTAATTTATTTCGGGTCAACCCAAGTCGTGGAAATGCTAACGGGGGAGTATATTGAATTTAGCGCATTTGGTTGTGGTGTATTTGCATTGTCTTTGATTTTTGCCTCTTATGCTTCACAAACCTTACGCGGTGCGATTCAAGCCATTCCAAAAGGGCAGTGGGAATCAGGTGCTGCTTTAGGATTAAGCCGTGCTTATACCTTCATCAATTTAATTATGCCACAAGTATGGCGACATGCTTTACCGGGTTTAAGCAACCAATGGCTCGTGTTATTAAAAGATACCGCACTGGTGTCGTTAATTGGGGTAGATGATTTAATGCGTCAAGCAGGGTATATCAATACAAATACCCACGAGCCTTTTACTTGGTATGGCATTGCAGCATTAATTTATTTAGTGATTACGTTGATCAGCCAAGCGGGTATTCGCAAATTAGAATTACGTTTCACGCGATTTGAACGGGGAGTCGAATAATGTTTCAAGAGTATTTAGCAGTGATTGCTCAAGGCATTCCGACTAGCCTGCTGCTTACGGTCGTCGCATTGTTTATTGCCTTTTTTCTCGCATTGGGCTTAACCTTCTTGCTTTCTATTGGCAATAAATTGGTGAAAAGTGCGGTCAATTTGTTCCTTGTTTTATTTACAGGGACTCCGCTTTTAGTGCAGTTTTTCTTAATTTATGCAGGCCCAGGCCAATTCCAATGGTTGGTGGACAGCCCATTATGGGGATTATTTTCCAACGCATGGTTCTGTGCAGCATTAGCGTTGGCTTTGAATAGTGCCGCTTATTCAACCCAATTATTCCACGGAGCGGTAAAAGCAATCTCTAAAGGTCAATGGGAAAGCTGTGCGGCATTAGGATTAAGTCGTCTGCAGACTTTAAAAATCTTAATTCCTTATGCGTTAAAACGTGCGCTCCCGTCTTATACCAATGAAATTATCTTGGTATTTAAAGGTACAGCATTAGCTTCTACCATTACGATCATGGATATCATGGGATATGCTCGCCAACTTTACGGTACTGAATATGATGCGCTAACTATCTACGGTATTGCAGGCGGTATTTATCTCATCATTACCGGTATCGCCACTTTATTACTCCGTCAGTTAGAAAATAAAGTGTTGTCATTCGAACGTATTGATACCGCCAAGGCATAAAGTGCGGTCAAAAATAGAAACAAATCGGGCAGTTTAAAAATTGCCCGATTTTTTATATGATTAAAGAAAATATTTTTATTTATGAGGCAATTATGTCCGAATCATCTTCCCTAAAATTCCATCTCGAACTATTACGTTTAATTCCGAAAAACTATTCCATCAGCTCATTAGAACTGCGAGAGAAATTGCTTGCATTAGGTATTGAGCGGGATTTGCGCAGTATTCAGCGTGCATTGAATACGTTATGTGAGCAGTTTGAAATTGATTGCAATACCAATGATAAGCCCTATAGCTATCGTTGGAAGCCTGATGCAAAAGGCTTAGATATGCCAATTTTAAATGAACAACAGTCGTTGGTGTTAATGTTGGCGAAGCAATATTTAGCTGGTATTTTACCTGCCAATATTATGCAATCGATGGAGGGGTTCTTTAAACAAGCGGATTACAATCTTGCTTATGAAGCGCATAAAAAAGGGGCTTCAGAATGGCTCAATAAAGTGGCTATTGCACCAAATAACCAGCCATTATTGCCTGCAAAAATTGATCCTGAAATTTTTAAGCAAATTAGTACTGCACTTTATCAAAACCGCTTTTTGCAAGTGCATTATCGTAGTATTCATGGCAAAGAACATAAGGCTAAAGTTAAGCCACTTGCTCTTGTTCAGCAAGGCCCTAGCAGTTATGTGGTGGCAGAATATGAGCATGGTGATATCTTACATTTAGCTTTGCATCGATTACTTGAAGTGAATGTCAGCACAATGCAATTTGAACGCCCGAAATTTAATCTAAAAGCTTATGTTGAAAGCCAAAAATTTGGTTTTAGTTCGGGTAGAAAGATTCGTTTAACTTTCCGTATTGATAAAAAAACAGGTGGCTTTTTAACAGAAACACCATTGTCAACCGATCAAACAGTAAAAGATTATGGCTCTGAATATGAAATTTCCGCGACCGTGATTGAGAGCGCCATGCTAGAGTGGTGGATTGCCCATTTTGGTGAAGATTACCAAGAAATTGACCGCACTTATTTAGACGAAAATGCTTAACGACATAAATTGTCGCTTCATCTTTTATCATTAAGCCATCAACAGAGAGGGCATTAAAATGAAGAAAATTGTTTATATTGATATGGATAATGTGATGGTTGATTTCCCGTCTGGTATTGCAAAATTAGATGAGAAAACCAAGCAAGAGTATGAAGGGCGATATGATGAAGTTGAGGGCATTTTTAGCTTAATGGACCCCATGCCAAACGCCATTTCTGCCGTTCATAAATTGATGAAGAAATATCATATTTACGCACTTTCTACCGCGCCTTGGCATAATCCATCGGCGTGGAGTGATAAAGTGAAATGGATTCAGCATTATTTCGGCGAAGAAAAAGGCTCGGCATTATACAAACGGTTAATTTTATCTCACCATAAAAACCTGAACCAAGGCGATTATTTAATTGATGATTGCACTAAAAATGGGGCAGATAAATTCGAAGGCAAACATTTACATTTTGGTACTGAACAATTTGTTAACTGGAACTGTGTACTATCTTACTTAGATTGTGGCCCTTTTACGCCAAGTGATATTTTGCAAGATTGTTTAAAAAAATCAGCCGCACTTGTACAAGTTGAAAATGAGGAACAAAGTCGAATCATTGGTGCTTTTGCAGATCGCTATAAATGGCAAGTGTTTAATTTGGCATGTGTTTATGCGGATGAAACAGCAACCGAACAGAAAACGGTCTATTTAATTATCAGCCCTTATCTCAGTGATGAATTTAAAATACGTATTGAAGCAATGAGTGCCCATATTCAAGCCGAATATGACGTGTTATTACGCTCAAAATCACAGCT
This is a stretch of genomic DNA from Haemophilus parainfluenzae. It encodes these proteins:
- the artP gene encoding arginine ABC transporter ATP-binding protein ArtP, coding for MAISVKNLNFFYGSSQALFDINLDAQEGDTVVLLGPSGAGKSTLIRTLNLLEVPTSGELHIANNHFDLSQANNNPKAIRQLRQDVGMVFQQYNLWPHLTVIENLIEAPKKVLGISEEKAKKDALELLKRLRLEEHADRFPLHLSGGQQQRVAIARALMMKPQVLLFDEPTAALDPEITAQVVDIIKELQQTGITQVIVTHEVNVAQKVATKVVYMEQGKIIEMGCADCFDNPKTEQFKQYLSHSE
- a CDS encoding lysine/arginine/ornithine ABC transporter substrate-binding protein, encoding MKKLLLSVMLMGSAFAANAQEITFAMEPSYPPFETTNEKGEIVGFDVDVANAICKEIQAICHFKSQAFDALIPGLKSKRFDASISAIDITDARAKQVAFSNAYYDSSASYVVLKGKADLASAKTVGVQNGTTFQQYTAAENKQYNAKAYASLQDAILDLKNGRIDIIFGDTAVLADMISKEAEIQFVGDKVTDKKYFGNGLGIAVNKSSKELLESLNKGLEALKTNGEYQKIYDKWMTK
- the artQ gene encoding arginine ABC transporter permease ArtQ translates to MFYDYLTLIGHAALMTLGLAICSLIVGLLLSIVFTGLEANKYAFIAKPTVIIIALLRGLPEILVVLLIYFGSTQVVEMLTGEYIEFSAFGCGVFALSLIFASYASQTLRGAIQAIPKGQWESGAALGLSRAYTFINLIMPQVWRHALPGLSNQWLVLLKDTALVSLIGVDDLMRQAGYINTNTHEPFTWYGIAALIYLVITLISQAGIRKLELRFTRFERGVE
- the artM gene encoding arginine ABC transporter permease ArtM, whose product is MFQEYLAVIAQGIPTSLLLTVVALFIAFFLALGLTFLLSIGNKLVKSAVNLFLVLFTGTPLLVQFFLIYAGPGQFQWLVDSPLWGLFSNAWFCAALALALNSAAYSTQLFHGAVKAISKGQWESCAALGLSRLQTLKILIPYALKRALPSYTNEIILVFKGTALASTITIMDIMGYARQLYGTEYDALTIYGIAGGIYLIITGIATLLLRQLENKVLSFERIDTAKA
- a CDS encoding helix-turn-helix transcriptional regulator — protein: MSESSSLKFHLELLRLIPKNYSISSLELREKLLALGIERDLRSIQRALNTLCEQFEIDCNTNDKPYSYRWKPDAKGLDMPILNEQQSLVLMLAKQYLAGILPANIMQSMEGFFKQADYNLAYEAHKKGASEWLNKVAIAPNNQPLLPAKIDPEIFKQISTALYQNRFLQVHYRSIHGKEHKAKVKPLALVQQGPSSYVVAEYEHGDILHLALHRLLEVNVSTMQFERPKFNLKAYVESQKFGFSSGRKIRLTFRIDKKTGGFLTETPLSTDQTVKDYGSEYEISATVIESAMLEWWIAHFGEDYQEIDRTYLDENA